In one window of Nakamurella sp. PAMC28650 DNA:
- a CDS encoding sugar ABC transporter substrate-binding protein has product MRLKTSAALGLMMVGTLVVAACGSSSSTATSASSAGSASSASSAASSAASSAAVAPASGSSSAQTSGAASSAMAPTSASGPVKGKVGIILPDTKSSARWASFDAPLLKKAFDSAGIASDIQNAQGSATQMATIADQMLASGVTVLAIVNLDSASGAAIEAKAAKSGVKTLDYDRLTLGGSASAYVSFDNTKVGELQGQGLATCMGAGAKNIIYLNGSPTDNNATLFSAGAHSVLDKITSYKKVGEQAVKDWDNQVAATDFEQLFTAAGGKVDGVLAANDGLGNAAISILKKNKLTIPVTGQDATAQGLQNILDGTQCMTVYKAVDKEAAGLASAAVALAKGGTPATTGTVTDSTTKKVIPAVLLAPEAITKTNIKTVLAGGLVTYKDLCTAAYVAKCAAAGITS; this is encoded by the coding sequence ATGCGGCTCAAGACATCCGCTGCTCTCGGCCTGATGATGGTCGGGACGCTCGTGGTTGCAGCATGTGGTAGTTCCAGTTCCACCGCCACCTCCGCCAGTTCGGCCGGCTCGGCCAGCTCCGCCAGTTCCGCCGCCAGTTCCGCCGCCAGTTCCGCGGCCGTCGCCCCCGCATCGGGCTCCTCCTCTGCCCAGACGTCGGGTGCCGCCTCGTCCGCGATGGCGCCGACCAGCGCGAGCGGGCCCGTCAAGGGCAAGGTCGGCATCATCCTTCCCGACACGAAGTCTTCCGCTCGTTGGGCCTCTTTCGACGCTCCGCTGCTCAAGAAGGCGTTCGACTCCGCCGGTATCGCCTCGGACATCCAGAACGCCCAGGGCAGTGCCACCCAGATGGCGACCATCGCCGACCAGATGCTGGCCAGCGGCGTGACCGTCCTGGCCATCGTCAACCTGGACAGCGCGTCCGGTGCGGCCATCGAGGCCAAGGCGGCCAAGTCCGGCGTCAAGACCCTCGACTACGACCGTCTGACCCTGGGCGGCAGTGCCTCCGCCTACGTCTCCTTCGACAACACCAAGGTCGGCGAGCTGCAGGGCCAGGGCCTGGCGACCTGCATGGGCGCCGGCGCCAAGAACATCATCTACTTGAACGGTTCGCCGACGGACAACAACGCGACCCTGTTCTCGGCCGGCGCGCACTCCGTGCTGGACAAGATCACCAGCTACAAGAAGGTCGGCGAGCAGGCGGTCAAGGACTGGGACAACCAGGTGGCCGCCACCGATTTCGAGCAGCTGTTCACCGCCGCCGGCGGTAAGGTCGACGGCGTTCTCGCCGCCAACGACGGTCTCGGCAACGCCGCGATCTCCATCCTGAAGAAGAACAAGCTGACCATCCCGGTCACCGGTCAGGATGCCACCGCCCAGGGCCTGCAGAACATCCTGGACGGCACCCAGTGCATGACGGTCTACAAGGCCGTCGACAAGGAAGCGGCCGGACTCGCCTCCGCCGCCGTCGCGCTGGCCAAGGGCGGAACCCCGGCCACCACCGGCACCGTCACCGACAGCACCACCAAGAAGGTCATCCCGGCCGTGCTGCTGGCGCCGGAAGCCATCACCAAGACCAACATCAAGACCGTCCTCGCGGGTGGCCTCGTGACCTACAAGGATCTGTGCACGGCGGCCTACGTGGCCAAGTGCGCTGCTGCTGGAATCACCTCCTGA
- a CDS encoding ATP-binding cassette domain-containing protein: MTQTQTPILDLRGVNKSFGAVQVLHDVNLSLYRGQVTALVGDNGAGKSTLVKCVAGINSIDSGQYLFEGNEVSVSGPRDAAALGIEIVYQDLALCDNLDIVQNMFLGREPKSGLVLDEATMEKRAKETLASLSVRTISSVRQLVSSLSGGQRQSVAIAKSVLWNSKVVMLDEPTAALGVAQTRQVLDLVRRLADNGLAVMLISHNMNDVKEVADRITPLYLGRVAADVAAKDVTTGQIIELITTGRTGDIGLPRAVAEVSA, encoded by the coding sequence ATGACCCAGACGCAGACGCCCATCCTCGACCTGCGGGGGGTGAACAAGAGTTTCGGCGCCGTCCAGGTTCTGCACGATGTCAACCTGTCGCTGTACCGCGGCCAGGTGACCGCGCTGGTCGGGGACAACGGTGCCGGGAAGTCGACGCTGGTCAAATGCGTCGCCGGGATCAACTCGATCGACTCTGGCCAGTACCTGTTCGAGGGCAACGAAGTCAGCGTCAGCGGCCCGCGTGACGCCGCCGCGCTCGGCATCGAGATCGTCTACCAAGATCTCGCGCTCTGCGACAACTTGGACATCGTGCAGAACATGTTCCTCGGCCGCGAACCCAAGTCCGGCCTCGTCCTGGACGAGGCGACCATGGAGAAGCGGGCCAAGGAAACCCTCGCGTCCCTGTCGGTACGGACCATTTCCTCTGTCCGCCAACTGGTGTCCAGTCTCTCCGGCGGGCAACGGCAGTCGGTGGCCATCGCCAAGTCGGTCCTGTGGAACTCCAAGGTGGTCATGCTCGACGAGCCGACCGCAGCCCTGGGCGTCGCCCAGACCCGCCAGGTGCTCGATCTGGTCAGGCGGCTGGCCGACAACGGTCTGGCCGTCATGCTCATCAGCCACAACATGAATGACGTCAAAGAGGTCGCCGACCGCATCACCCCGCTGTATCTGGGCCGGGTTGCTGCCGATGTCGCGGCCAAGGACGTCACCACCGGTCAGATCATCGAACTGATCACCACCGGGCGGACCGGCGACATCGGTCTGCCCCGCGCGGTGGCGGAGGTCTCGGCATGA
- a CDS encoding sugar ABC transporter permease has translation MTTPKLSKGPKSDDEASLEARTSFSGDNAGPTNLSGYFHAYVDKVRGGDVGALPAALGLVVLIAVFWAAKPTDFMTVYNLGNLLQQSGSICVLAMGIGFVLLLGHIDLSAGVIGGVAAGVMAQLLVLHSWSWYWAVLAALVVGVLMGLLTGWLVTVVGIPSFVVTLAFFLAWQGLLLVVMGQSGTVSVGDSVIVAIDGGNMPVTVGWIVVILSIVAYAGINLIVWQRRTAHHLITTPLVVVVIRIVVIAVVLVAATIALSTNRGLNNADLAGIPWIAPIVGVLLVVLTFVQHRTAFGRYVYAVGGNAEAARRAGIRVGRITIYCFVLSSAMAAFSGIIDSSRIGSVSSSSGGGNVLLFAVAAAVIGGTSLFGGKGKAKDAILGGLVIGIINNGLGLLGVETKINYIITGIVLLLAASVDALSRRRRAGSAR, from the coding sequence ATGACAACTCCCAAGTTGAGCAAGGGTCCGAAGTCGGATGACGAAGCGAGTCTCGAGGCGAGGACGTCGTTCTCGGGCGACAACGCCGGGCCGACGAACCTGAGCGGGTACTTCCACGCCTACGTCGACAAGGTGCGCGGCGGTGACGTCGGCGCGTTGCCGGCCGCCCTGGGTCTCGTCGTCCTCATCGCCGTCTTCTGGGCCGCCAAGCCCACCGACTTCATGACGGTCTACAACCTGGGCAACCTGCTGCAGCAGAGCGGCTCGATCTGCGTGCTGGCCATGGGCATCGGGTTCGTCCTGCTGCTGGGCCACATCGACCTGTCGGCCGGAGTGATCGGCGGTGTGGCCGCGGGTGTGATGGCGCAGTTGTTGGTGCTGCACAGCTGGTCCTGGTACTGGGCGGTCCTGGCCGCCCTGGTCGTCGGCGTGCTGATGGGTCTGCTCACGGGGTGGCTCGTCACCGTCGTCGGCATCCCCAGCTTCGTGGTGACGCTGGCCTTCTTCCTCGCGTGGCAGGGCCTGCTGCTGGTGGTGATGGGCCAGAGCGGAACCGTCTCCGTCGGAGATTCGGTCATCGTCGCCATCGACGGCGGCAACATGCCGGTGACGGTCGGCTGGATCGTGGTGATCCTGTCCATCGTGGCCTATGCGGGCATCAACCTGATCGTCTGGCAGCGCCGGACGGCGCATCACCTGATCACCACACCGCTCGTCGTGGTCGTCATCCGCATCGTGGTGATCGCCGTCGTCCTGGTGGCCGCCACCATCGCCCTGTCGACCAATCGCGGCCTCAACAACGCCGATCTCGCCGGGATCCCGTGGATCGCGCCGATCGTCGGTGTGTTGCTGGTGGTGCTGACCTTCGTCCAGCACCGGACCGCCTTCGGGCGCTACGTCTACGCGGTCGGCGGCAACGCGGAAGCGGCTCGCCGGGCCGGTATCCGGGTCGGTCGGATCACCATCTACTGCTTCGTGCTCAGCTCGGCGATGGCCGCGTTCTCGGGCATCATCGACAGCTCGCGCATCGGGTCGGTGTCGTCCAGTTCCGGTGGCGGCAACGTGCTGTTGTTCGCGGTCGCGGCGGCCGTCATCGGCGGCACCTCGCTGTTCGGTGGCAAGGGCAAGGCCAAGGACGCGATCCTCGGCGGTCTGGTGATCGGCATCATCAACAACGGTCTCGGGCTGCTCGGTGTCGAGACGAAGATCAACTACATCATCACCGGCATCGTGCTGCTGCTCGCAGCCAGCGTCGACGCCCTGTCGCGCCGCCGGCGGGCCGGGTCCGCCCGCTAG
- a CDS encoding ROK family transcriptional regulator translates to MRTISATGDAGSPADQATVRRLNLGLLMRSLAAGGPRSRARLAEDTGLNKATVSSLVTELVDRGLVIEGIIQRHGVGRPGRTIEVNTGVVRCIGLELNVDYLAGVITDLTGRVLARHRLSLPMLELGPARAMGQVADLAAKLVTDCGATPDQVETLHLSLPGLIDIDAGVLAYGPNLHWRQVDVVHTLMGRLGWSGARIAVDNDANLGAMAEYASGPSAGSSNLLYLVGEIGVGAGMIIDGRIIRGATGFAGEVGHMPIGDPTVLCACGRRGCWETAVGMNAVIDAVSIKGDGLRECDMASRLAEIIRRAEAGDARTLKALAETGRVLGVGASVLANLLDPEVIIFGGHFAALQRYIEEAVTAEMRSRVLGGAVMACRLEFSTLGFEAPALGAAHAGIDTLINDPTLVVVSG, encoded by the coding sequence ATGCGCACCATCTCGGCCACCGGCGACGCCGGTTCGCCTGCCGATCAGGCGACCGTCCGCCGGCTCAACCTCGGTCTGCTGATGCGCAGTCTGGCCGCCGGCGGGCCCCGGTCCAGGGCCAGGCTCGCCGAGGACACCGGGCTGAACAAAGCCACCGTGTCCAGCCTGGTCACCGAACTGGTCGACCGCGGACTGGTCATCGAGGGCATCATCCAGCGCCACGGCGTCGGGCGACCCGGACGGACCATCGAGGTCAACACCGGCGTGGTCCGGTGCATCGGGCTGGAGCTGAACGTCGACTACCTGGCCGGCGTGATCACCGACCTCACCGGCAGAGTGCTTGCTCGGCACCGGCTCTCGTTGCCCATGCTCGAGCTGGGACCGGCCAGGGCGATGGGCCAGGTCGCCGATCTGGCCGCCAAGCTCGTCACCGACTGCGGCGCAACGCCCGACCAGGTCGAGACGCTGCACCTCTCACTTCCCGGCCTGATCGACATCGACGCGGGAGTGCTGGCATACGGGCCGAACCTGCACTGGCGTCAGGTCGATGTGGTGCACACGCTGATGGGCCGGCTCGGCTGGTCCGGCGCGCGCATCGCGGTCGACAACGACGCCAACCTCGGCGCGATGGCAGAGTACGCCTCCGGTCCGTCCGCCGGATCCTCGAATCTGCTGTACCTGGTCGGTGAGATCGGAGTCGGGGCCGGCATGATCATAGACGGTCGGATCATCCGCGGCGCAACGGGTTTCGCCGGCGAGGTTGGGCACATGCCGATCGGTGACCCGACGGTCCTGTGCGCCTGCGGACGCCGCGGTTGCTGGGAGACCGCCGTCGGGATGAACGCCGTCATCGACGCCGTCTCGATCAAGGGTGACGGCCTGCGCGAGTGCGACATGGCCTCCCGGCTGGCCGAGATCATCCGGCGGGCCGAGGCCGGGGACGCGCGAACCTTGAAGGCGCTCGCCGAGACCGGCCGGGTACTGGGAGTCGGCGCGTCGGTGCTGGCCAACCTGCTCGACCCGGAGGTGATCATCTTCGGTGGCCACTTCGCCGCGCTGCAGCGGTACATCGAGGAGGCGGTGACGGCCGAGATGCGGTCCCGCGTGCTCGGCGGCGCCGTGATGGCCTGCCGGCTCGAGTTCTCCACCCTCGGCTTCGAGGCCCCCGCACTGGGCGCCGCGCATGCCGGGATCGACACCCTGATCAACGACCCGACGCTGGTCGTGGTGTCGGGTTAG
- the galK gene encoding galactokinase, with amino-acid sequence MSPAAELFTSTFGSGEFAEFSAPGRVNLIGEHTDYNNGLVLPFAIDARTHVAAARNEDGLVRVVSAQRPEEIRTLKVADILPGGEDLGWAGYVFGVYWALVDAGHSLGGIDLAIDSNVPVGAGLSSSAALECAVGLAMSTLYGHDLPLADIARLSQRAENDFVGMPCGLMDQMASATCREGSVLFFDIGHDTTENIPFDPSADGLAILLIDTRAHHALADGEYAARRASCEQAAAQLGLNSLRDIEFDDLDEAMARLDDDVLRRRVRHIVTENRRVENVVAELRGSGASAIGPDMTASHLSLRDDFEVSCLELDVAVEAALAAGALGARMTGGGFGGSVIALVPLDAIETVGRAATDAFQARALTLPVLRTVSPAQGARFD; translated from the coding sequence ATGAGCCCCGCAGCCGAGCTCTTCACCTCGACGTTCGGTAGCGGTGAATTCGCTGAATTCTCTGCGCCCGGCCGCGTCAACCTGATCGGCGAGCACACCGACTACAACAACGGCCTGGTGCTCCCCTTCGCCATCGACGCCCGCACCCATGTGGCCGCCGCCCGCAACGAGGACGGCCTGGTCCGGGTCGTCTCCGCGCAACGTCCGGAGGAGATCCGCACCCTCAAGGTCGCCGACATCCTCCCCGGCGGCGAGGATCTCGGCTGGGCCGGCTATGTGTTCGGGGTCTACTGGGCCCTGGTCGACGCCGGACACTCACTCGGCGGCATCGACCTGGCCATCGACTCCAATGTTCCGGTCGGCGCTGGACTCTCGTCATCTGCTGCGCTGGAATGTGCGGTGGGACTGGCGATGTCGACCTTGTACGGGCATGACCTACCACTCGCCGACATCGCGCGCCTGTCCCAGCGGGCCGAGAACGACTTCGTCGGGATGCCGTGCGGCCTGATGGATCAGATGGCGTCCGCCACCTGCCGGGAGGGCAGCGTGCTGTTCTTCGACATCGGGCACGACACCACCGAGAACATCCCGTTCGACCCGTCGGCCGATGGCCTGGCCATCCTGCTGATCGATACCAGGGCGCACCACGCCCTGGCCGACGGTGAATACGCCGCACGCAGGGCCTCCTGCGAGCAGGCCGCGGCCCAGCTGGGGCTGAACTCGTTGCGGGACATCGAGTTCGATGATCTCGACGAGGCCATGGCCAGGCTGGATGATGACGTCCTGCGGCGCCGGGTCCGGCACATCGTCACCGAGAACCGGCGGGTGGAGAACGTGGTCGCCGAGCTCCGTGGATCGGGCGCGTCAGCCATCGGACCGGACATGACGGCCTCCCACCTCTCGCTGCGAGATGACTTCGAGGTGTCGTGCCTGGAGCTGGACGTCGCCGTCGAAGCGGCGCTGGCGGCCGGCGCGCTCGGAGCCAGGATGACCGGCGGCGGCTTCGGCGGATCCGTCATCGCGCTGGTGCCGCTGGACGCCATCGAGACGGTGGGCCGGGCGGCGACCGACGCCTTCCAGGCCCGCGCGCTGACCCTGCCGGTGCTGCGGACCGTCAGCCCCGCGCAAGGCGCCCGCTTCGACTGA
- a CDS encoding glycosyltransferase family 39 protein: MSTAVEPVLSAPTVRRRVLDWYGRAPGEEWLGASAFRGRSWRVPAAVAAIALLAAVISSWNFGHRGYPGFYSSAARSMSQSWRAFFFGSFDPAATVTLDKLSGFLVPQALSARLFGFHPWSINLPQVIEGVVTVVAAYVIGARWKGPACGLLAAGAVTTTPLLVAMFGRGSEDCLLTMSLTLALLSWQAGMLNGRLRPLIFTALWIAIGFQAKMMQAWFILPAVVIAYLLGAPHPLAQRLRRSLLLIGLTVVLSLSWITAIMLVPAADRPYIDGSTNNNGYTMVFGYNGFNRIIPNLIPWAVGDAAPPVPPAPPQVRDSKLQDVPAAFVIDSTPAPAGEPSAGAAPKAAPKAPAVDPAFVAEGSKAKLVDTYFLPQIGWFYPLALAGILLGLWPLVERLRRIRLRGLRLRRRRVGEPAGPREERGHRGPLDPAAATVLALVIWLATAATFLTIIRIPHTAYLAAIGLQVALLAAGGLTQAVAMRSSSSRAARSVLPALVGIQTLWAVALLLLNGQAPGWILPAVAVVGVAAVALLSVPRPGLQVAPQRRSVVAVALGIVAIALVPSVWTGFVMTKSDVSEGDPYAGPRPQAAVVGSASNNATDHSYGFDPPFHLYPDPALYRVQNDLVRYVRAHPGVDGPMMATDLWGTAEPYIEISGLPVVPFGGFSGYIDTPTVDQLATMVANGTLRFALLHAISNADSFNAGGLKVDGGGYAKFEGYHVLKLRDWVQAHCTLVPVSTYSGPKNHLTGQNLYACAPSGA, translated from the coding sequence GTGTCCACTGCCGTCGAACCAGTTCTGTCGGCGCCGACCGTCCGGCGACGGGTTCTCGACTGGTACGGGCGAGCCCCGGGCGAGGAATGGCTGGGCGCCTCGGCCTTCCGCGGGCGTAGCTGGCGGGTGCCGGCCGCGGTGGCGGCGATCGCCCTCCTGGCCGCTGTGATCTCCAGCTGGAACTTCGGCCATCGCGGCTACCCGGGCTTCTACTCCAGCGCGGCCCGCAGCATGTCGCAGAGCTGGCGGGCGTTCTTCTTCGGCAGCTTCGACCCGGCGGCCACCGTCACCCTGGACAAGCTGTCGGGCTTCCTTGTCCCACAGGCCCTCTCGGCGCGACTGTTCGGATTCCACCCGTGGTCGATCAACCTGCCCCAGGTGATCGAGGGCGTCGTCACCGTCGTCGCCGCCTACGTGATCGGGGCCCGCTGGAAGGGACCCGCCTGCGGGCTGCTGGCCGCCGGTGCGGTCACCACCACACCCCTGCTGGTCGCGATGTTCGGGCGCGGTTCCGAGGACTGCCTGCTCACCATGAGCCTGACGCTCGCCCTGCTCAGCTGGCAGGCCGGCATGCTCAACGGACGGCTGCGGCCGCTGATCTTCACCGCCCTCTGGATCGCGATCGGCTTCCAGGCCAAGATGATGCAGGCCTGGTTCATCCTGCCGGCCGTCGTCATCGCCTACCTGCTGGGTGCGCCGCACCCATTGGCGCAGCGCCTCCGGCGGTCACTGCTGCTGATCGGCCTGACGGTGGTCCTGTCGCTGTCCTGGATCACCGCCATCATGCTGGTCCCGGCCGCCGACCGCCCCTACATCGACGGCAGCACCAACAACAACGGCTACACGATGGTGTTCGGCTACAACGGTTTCAACCGGATCATCCCCAACCTGATCCCCTGGGCCGTCGGCGACGCGGCACCGCCGGTACCTCCTGCACCGCCTCAGGTCCGGGACTCCAAGCTCCAGGACGTGCCCGCCGCGTTCGTCATCGACAGCACCCCGGCACCGGCCGGCGAACCCAGCGCCGGGGCCGCGCCCAAAGCCGCCCCGAAAGCCCCCGCGGTCGATCCGGCGTTCGTGGCCGAGGGTTCCAAGGCCAAACTCGTCGACACCTATTTCCTCCCCCAGATCGGCTGGTTCTACCCGCTGGCCCTGGCCGGAATCCTGCTGGGTCTCTGGCCTCTGGTGGAGCGACTACGGCGAATCCGACTCCGGGGACTCCGACTTCGGCGGCGGCGGGTCGGTGAGCCCGCCGGGCCGCGCGAGGAGCGCGGGCACCGGGGGCCTCTCGACCCGGCAGCGGCCACCGTGCTGGCGTTGGTGATCTGGCTCGCCACCGCCGCCACCTTCCTGACGATCATCCGGATCCCGCACACCGCCTATCTGGCCGCGATCGGACTCCAGGTCGCCCTACTGGCCGCCGGCGGCCTGACGCAGGCGGTCGCGATGCGATCGTCGAGTTCCCGCGCCGCCCGCTCGGTGCTGCCGGCCCTCGTCGGGATCCAGACCTTGTGGGCGGTCGCGCTGCTGCTGCTCAACGGGCAGGCTCCGGGCTGGATCCTGCCCGCGGTGGCAGTGGTCGGGGTAGCGGCGGTAGCGCTGCTCAGCGTTCCCCGGCCGGGGCTGCAGGTGGCCCCGCAGCGCAGATCTGTCGTCGCGGTCGCGCTCGGGATCGTTGCGATCGCCCTGGTCCCGAGCGTCTGGACCGGATTCGTGATGACGAAGTCGGATGTCAGCGAGGGCGACCCCTACGCGGGTCCGCGTCCCCAGGCGGCCGTGGTGGGTTCGGCGTCGAACAACGCGACCGACCACTCCTACGGATTCGATCCGCCCTTCCACCTGTACCCGGACCCGGCGCTCTACCGGGTCCAGAACGACCTCGTCCGCTACGTCCGCGCTCATCCCGGAGTGGACGGTCCGATGATGGCCACCGACCTGTGGGGGACCGCCGAGCCGTACATCGAGATCAGCGGGCTTCCGGTCGTCCCGTTCGGCGGATTCAGCGGGTACATCGACACCCCGACCGTCGACCAGCTGGCCACCATGGTCGCGAACGGGACACTCAGGTTCGCGCTGCTGCACGCCATCAGCAACGCGGACAGCTTCAACGCCGGCGGCCTCAAGGTCGACGGAGGCGGCTATGCCAAATTCGAGGGCTACCACGTCCTGAAGTTGCGCGACTGGGTGCAGGCCCACTGCACCCTCGTCCCGGTCTCGACCTACTCGGGACCCAAGAATCACCTGACCGGCCAGAATCTCTACGCCTGTGCGCCGTCCGGGGCCTAG
- the xylB gene encoding xylulokinase, with the protein MSETLVAGIDSSTQSTKVLLVRASDGVVVDEASAPHPNGTSVHPDAWWEALQQAGSRLLERASAIGVGGQQHGMVALDAAGEVVRPALLWNDLRSAPQIDTVVRHLGGPQACADEIGSVPAASFTITKLRWMAEHEPANAERTAAVLLPHDWLTWKLSGKSEMTTDHGDASGTGYYSPARRDWIPSLAAWALGRETAPTLPRLVAPGAVASHTPNGVPLSAGTGDNMAAALGLAIGPGDVVVSIGTSGTAFCIADSACADPTGSVSGFADATGHYLRLVCTINASRILSVVGGLLGVDHHEFATLAMAGDVGAGGLALLPYLDGERTPNRPSATGVFAGLTSGVTRENFARAAVEALLCSLADAVDALDVKPTRVLMIGGGSRNPAVQQLAPGVFGQSVQVLEPGEYVALGAARQAAWALSGASEPPVWAAAPFVELTGEPTPVVRAQYDALRDATVNW; encoded by the coding sequence GTGAGCGAAACTCTTGTGGCAGGGATCGACTCCTCGACGCAGTCGACCAAGGTGCTGCTGGTGCGGGCGTCGGACGGGGTGGTCGTCGACGAGGCGTCCGCGCCGCACCCGAACGGCACCTCCGTCCATCCTGATGCGTGGTGGGAAGCCCTGCAGCAGGCCGGTTCCAGGTTGCTGGAGCGTGCGTCGGCGATCGGCGTCGGCGGTCAGCAGCACGGCATGGTCGCACTCGACGCGGCCGGCGAGGTGGTCCGTCCGGCGCTGCTCTGGAACGATCTGCGCTCGGCTCCCCAGATCGACACCGTGGTCAGGCATCTCGGTGGCCCGCAGGCCTGCGCCGACGAGATCGGGTCGGTGCCCGCCGCGTCGTTCACCATCACCAAGCTTCGTTGGATGGCCGAGCACGAGCCGGCGAACGCCGAGCGGACCGCGGCGGTGCTGCTCCCGCACGACTGGCTGACCTGGAAACTCTCCGGAAAGTCGGAGATGACGACCGATCACGGGGACGCCTCCGGCACCGGCTACTACTCGCCGGCCCGACGGGATTGGATCCCCTCGCTCGCCGCCTGGGCCCTCGGCCGCGAGACGGCACCGACGCTGCCCCGGCTGGTCGCTCCCGGTGCGGTCGCGAGCCACACTCCGAACGGTGTCCCGCTCTCGGCCGGTACCGGCGACAACATGGCCGCCGCACTGGGTCTGGCGATCGGTCCCGGTGATGTGGTGGTCTCGATCGGAACCTCTGGCACCGCCTTCTGCATCGCCGACTCGGCATGCGCGGACCCGACCGGATCGGTCTCCGGCTTCGCGGATGCCACCGGCCACTACCTGCGGTTGGTCTGCACCATCAACGCATCCCGGATCCTGAGCGTGGTCGGCGGCCTGCTCGGCGTCGATCACCACGAGTTCGCCACGCTGGCGATGGCCGGTGACGTCGGCGCGGGTGGACTGGCCCTGCTGCCCTACCTGGACGGCGAGCGCACCCCGAACCGGCCGTCCGCGACGGGGGTCTTCGCCGGGCTCACCTCCGGTGTCACCAGGGAGAACTTCGCCCGCGCCGCGGTCGAGGCGTTGCTGTGCTCGCTGGCCGACGCGGTCGATGCACTGGACGTCAAGCCGACCAGGGTGTTGATGATCGGCGGCGGCTCGCGCAACCCCGCGGTGCAGCAGTTGGCGCCCGGCGTGTTCGGCCAGTCGGTCCAGGTCCTCGAGCCGGGGGAGTACGTCGCCCTCGGCGCCGCCCGTCAGGCTGCGTGGGCATTGTCCGGCGCGTCGGAGCCGCCCGTCTGGGCCGCGGCCCCGTTCGTCGAACTGACGGGTGAGCCGACGCCCGTCGTCCGGGCGCAGTACGACGCGCTGCGTGACGCCACCGTCAATTGGTGA
- the galE gene encoding UDP-glucose 4-epimerase GalE — MKTLVVGGAGYIGSVVTRLLLQDDHEVVVLDNCSTGHADSIPEGVHHIQADITTASEVLAGAGFDAVLHFAAKSLVGESVLKPSIYWHTNVIGSRALLDAITEHHVPRLVFSSTAAVYGEPEIFPITEDSPTRPTSTYGATKLAVDMMITNECAATELASVSLRYFNVAGAAFGAGERHTTETHLIPIALDAVAGRRDKLNIYGDDWPTPDGTPIRDYVHVEDLARAHVLALTAAHTGEHLICNLGNGNGFSVRQVIAEVERVTGLEMPTVAGPRRPGDPTRLVASAARAKERLGWEPRLDLGRMVADAWEFSNSPIAQRKPR; from the coding sequence ATGAAAACGCTCGTCGTCGGCGGGGCCGGCTACATCGGATCGGTGGTCACCCGGCTGTTGCTCCAGGACGACCACGAGGTGGTCGTGCTGGACAACTGCTCCACCGGGCACGCCGACTCCATTCCCGAAGGGGTGCACCACATCCAGGCCGACATCACGACGGCCTCGGAGGTCCTCGCCGGTGCCGGGTTCGATGCCGTCCTGCACTTCGCCGCCAAGTCGCTGGTCGGCGAGTCGGTGCTGAAACCGTCGATCTACTGGCACACCAACGTCATCGGCTCCCGCGCCCTGCTGGATGCGATCACCGAGCACCACGTCCCCCGGCTGGTGTTCTCCTCCACCGCCGCCGTCTACGGTGAACCCGAGATCTTCCCGATCACCGAGGATTCGCCCACGAGGCCGACCAGCACCTACGGCGCCACCAAGCTCGCCGTCGACATGATGATCACCAACGAGTGCGCCGCCACCGAACTGGCCTCCGTCTCGCTCCGCTACTTCAACGTGGCCGGAGCAGCTTTCGGCGCGGGCGAGCGGCACACCACCGAGACCCACCTGATCCCGATCGCCCTGGACGCCGTCGCCGGCCGTCGCGACAAGCTGAACATCTACGGTGACGACTGGCCGACCCCGGACGGCACGCCGATCCGCGACTACGTGCACGTCGAGGACCTCGCGCGGGCCCACGTCCTGGCCCTGACGGCCGCGCACACCGGCGAACACCTGATCTGCAACCTGGGCAACGGCAACGGTTTCAGCGTCCGTCAGGTGATCGCCGAGGTGGAGCGCGTCACCGGGCTCGAGATGCCGACGGTGGCCGGACCGCGGCGTCCCGGGGACCCGACGCGTCTGGTCGCCTCGGCGGCGCGCGCCAAGGAACGACTGGGCTGGGAACCGCGGCTCGACCTGGGGCGGATGGTCGCAGACGCCTGGGAGTTCAGCAACTCCCCGATCGCGCAGCGCAAGCCCAGATGA